The following proteins are co-located in the Pseudoalteromonas sp. N1230-9 genome:
- a CDS encoding YgiQ family radical SAM protein: MSALKAERGLFSYPKYWAECYGTAPFLPTTRAEMDALGWDSCDIIIVSGDAYVDHPSFGMAVIGRMLESQGFRVGIIAQPDWNSKDAFMALGKPNLFFGVTAGNMDSMINRYTAEKRIRHDDAYTPGNVGGKRPDRAVVVYSQRCREAYKDVPLIIGGIEASLRRIAHYDYWQEKVRRSVLFDAKADILIYGNAERPLVEVAHRIACGEAIETIQDIRGTAVIRKEPLPGWRGSDSTAIDKIGKIDPIPNPYGADDVGCSKSEFKQAGIDLTAEAAKPITIQPARPKPWEKTYVKLPAYEQVSVNKPLYAHASRILHQETNPGCARALFQRHGDRSIWVNPPAFPLETEEMDGVFGLPYQRIPHPSYGDEKIPAYEMIKTSVNIMRGCFGGCSFCSITEHEGRIIQSRSEQSIIDEIEQIRDKVPGFTGVISDLGGPTANMYKLRCKSKKAESTCRRLSCVYPDICKHMDTDHTPTIELYKKARDVKGVKKILIASGVRYDLAVEDPRYVKELVTHHVGGYLKIAPEHTEDGPLSKMMKPGMGAYDKFKELFDKYSKEAGKKQYLIPYFISAHPGTKDEDMVNMALWLKSHDFKLDQVQNFYPSPMANATTIYHTEMNSLRNIKNNTEQVAVPKGARQRRLHKAILRYHDPAGWPMIREALKKMGKANLIGKGPNCLVPEEGRNEKAAKGKGGKGRAALTRHTGFSQFKKANTKPRVGKNKQRAK; this comes from the coding sequence ATGAGCGCATTAAAAGCCGAGCGCGGCCTGTTTTCTTATCCTAAATATTGGGCCGAATGCTATGGCACAGCGCCATTTTTACCCACTACTCGCGCTGAGATGGATGCGTTGGGCTGGGATAGCTGTGACATTATTATCGTCAGTGGTGATGCGTATGTTGACCATCCTAGTTTTGGCATGGCGGTGATTGGTCGCATGCTTGAATCGCAGGGGTTTCGTGTTGGTATCATTGCCCAGCCTGATTGGAACTCTAAAGATGCTTTTATGGCGTTAGGTAAGCCTAATTTATTCTTTGGTGTAACCGCGGGTAACATGGACTCAATGATCAACCGTTATACCGCAGAAAAACGTATTCGTCATGATGATGCTTATACTCCTGGTAATGTTGGCGGTAAGCGTCCTGATCGCGCAGTGGTTGTATACAGTCAACGCTGCCGTGAGGCCTATAAAGATGTACCATTGATCATTGGTGGTATTGAGGCGAGTTTACGTCGAATTGCTCATTATGATTATTGGCAAGAAAAAGTACGCCGTAGTGTGTTGTTTGATGCCAAAGCGGATATTCTTATTTACGGTAATGCCGAGCGCCCACTAGTTGAGGTTGCTCACCGCATCGCTTGTGGCGAAGCCATAGAGACAATTCAAGATATCCGCGGTACTGCGGTTATTCGTAAAGAGCCTTTACCAGGCTGGCGTGGTAGTGATTCCACTGCCATCGATAAAATCGGTAAGATTGATCCCATTCCAAATCCTTATGGGGCCGATGATGTTGGTTGTAGTAAGTCTGAGTTTAAACAAGCGGGTATTGATTTAACCGCCGAGGCTGCTAAACCAATTACTATTCAGCCTGCGCGGCCTAAGCCATGGGAAAAGACATACGTTAAGCTGCCAGCGTATGAGCAAGTGAGTGTGAATAAACCACTTTATGCCCATGCATCGCGTATTTTGCACCAAGAAACAAACCCTGGCTGTGCGCGTGCGTTATTTCAACGTCATGGCGATCGTTCTATTTGGGTCAATCCGCCTGCATTCCCACTTGAAACAGAAGAGATGGATGGGGTATTCGGTTTACCTTATCAGCGTATTCCACACCCAAGTTATGGTGATGAGAAAATCCCTGCCTACGAGATGATCAAAACCTCAGTGAATATTATGCGTGGCTGTTTCGGCGGGTGTTCATTCTGTTCGATTACTGAACATGAAGGGCGCATTATCCAAAGCCGTTCTGAGCAATCTATCATTGATGAAATTGAGCAAATTCGTGACAAAGTGCCAGGTTTTACAGGAGTTATTTCTGACTTAGGTGGGCCGACAGCGAATATGTATAAGTTACGCTGTAAGAGCAAAAAGGCAGAAAGCACGTGTCGTCGTTTATCCTGTGTATACCCTGATATTTGTAAGCATATGGACACTGATCACACGCCAACTATCGAACTTTATAAAAAGGCTCGTGACGTTAAAGGTGTGAAGAAGATTTTAATTGCCTCTGGCGTTCGTTATGACTTAGCAGTTGAAGATCCTCGTTATGTAAAAGAGTTAGTTACTCACCATGTTGGTGGTTACTTGAAAATAGCTCCAGAGCATACTGAAGATGGCCCACTCTCTAAAATGATGAAGCCGGGTATGGGTGCCTACGATAAGTTTAAAGAGTTATTTGATAAGTATTCGAAAGAAGCGGGTAAGAAGCAGTACTTGATCCCGTATTTTATTTCTGCTCATCCAGGCACCAAAGACGAAGATATGGTGAACATGGCGCTGTGGTTAAAGTCTCATGACTTTAAACTTGATCAAGTACAAAACTTTTATCCATCACCCATGGCAAATGCAACAACGATCTATCACACTGAGATGAACTCGCTGCGTAATATTAAAAACAATACTGAGCAAGTAGCTGTACCAAAAGGTGCACGCCAGCGTCGTTTACACAAGGCTATATTGCGTTATCATGATCCAGCAGGTTGGCCAATGATCCGTGAAGCGCTAAAAAAAATGGGTAAGGCGAACTTAATTGGTAAAGGACCAAATTGCTTGGTGCCTGAAGAGGGGCGCAATGAGAAAGCAGCGAAAGGGAAGGGCGGTAAAGGCCGTGCAGCACTGACACGTCATACTGGTTTTAGCCAGTTTAAAAAGGCCAATACTAAACCTAGAGTTGGTAAAAATAAGCAGCGTGCAAAGTAA
- a CDS encoding bifunctional diguanylate cyclase/phosphodiesterase gives MASESNDFLFSDQDDEQPLEESVSDFWDVLIVDDDPEIHSVTKLALSGVEFWDKTLRFHHAYSGAEALTVLKENLSISVVLLDVVMESDDAGLQVVKQVRECLNNHNVRIILRTGQPGYAPEEKVIREYDINDYKTKTELTRSKLITSLVTAIRSYEQVCQLEFQSRALNNILYASKAILGFTDIKAFTMAVIKQLSFILDCEPKGVVCGSLEDDNQICVLGGCAEYNSFIGQGIEQLDDGRIILQVKNCLEQSQHQHTEIDSTYLLKSKNRQAAIYLETEHIPSPSQLQFAEIFLTNVSVGLDNVRLFNRLRDAAYKDILTGLPNRNDFMNKIERFYQPNKNDYVFLLIDVAHFSDINNGLGQEIGNLLLMAIVERLEQEYPNAELISRIGADVFGLLLPKEQYDLELLREHLSLPFNAGEHILSINFKIGLCNQSDFQQAGIETLKLGYIALNQAKKQSMEAVVTYTPDMEEKMAWRLGIIRQLRQDFEQRKLEVWFQPQLDLTTLEIIGCEALLRWPSGNGQYISPAIFVPMAEDAGLIVDIGQWVLEQACMQQKRLEAMGIEISIAVNVSVPQFKVKGYAQQVKNTLNQYQVKPQFIELEVTESVVMDELASVITTLKELKEFGIEIAIDDFGTGFSSLSYLQQLPLDRLKIDRAFVKDLPDKDSEAIAALIISLGARLGLKTIAEGVETQAQADYLGELGCDEVQGFMYAKPMPEKELITYLQAKH, from the coding sequence ACCATGCCTACTCAGGGGCCGAAGCGCTCACTGTCCTTAAAGAAAATTTATCTATTTCTGTTGTATTACTTGATGTTGTAATGGAGTCTGATGATGCAGGCTTGCAGGTTGTTAAACAAGTTCGCGAATGCCTAAATAACCATAACGTACGTATTATTTTACGTACAGGGCAACCAGGTTATGCCCCAGAAGAAAAAGTAATTCGTGAGTATGATATTAATGATTACAAGACGAAAACAGAATTAACACGTAGTAAGCTAATTACATCACTGGTTACTGCTATTCGCTCGTATGAGCAAGTTTGTCAGCTTGAGTTTCAAAGTCGTGCGCTGAACAACATTCTTTATGCTTCAAAAGCTATTTTAGGGTTTACTGATATTAAAGCATTTACGATGGCTGTGATTAAACAATTATCGTTTATTTTAGATTGTGAGCCGAAAGGGGTCGTGTGTGGCTCCTTAGAAGATGATAATCAAATATGTGTGTTAGGGGGCTGTGCAGAATATAACAGTTTTATTGGACAAGGTATTGAGCAACTTGATGATGGTCGCATTATTTTACAAGTTAAAAATTGCCTAGAGCAGTCACAGCACCAACATACAGAGATTGATAGCACCTACTTACTGAAAAGTAAAAACCGTCAAGCTGCAATCTACTTGGAAACAGAGCATATTCCAAGCCCGTCACAACTTCAGTTTGCTGAAATATTCCTCACCAACGTAAGTGTGGGATTAGATAATGTTCGTTTATTTAATCGTCTGCGTGATGCTGCCTATAAAGATATCTTAACGGGCCTGCCTAACCGTAATGATTTTATGAACAAAATTGAACGCTTCTACCAGCCAAATAAAAATGATTACGTATTTTTATTAATAGATGTTGCGCATTTTTCAGATATAAACAATGGCTTAGGTCAAGAAATTGGCAACCTGTTGTTAATGGCCATCGTTGAAAGGCTTGAGCAAGAATACCCTAATGCAGAGCTAATATCGCGCATTGGTGCGGATGTGTTTGGTTTGCTATTGCCAAAAGAGCAGTATGATCTTGAGCTACTTCGAGAGCATTTGAGTTTACCATTTAATGCTGGGGAACATATTTTATCTATTAACTTTAAAATAGGTTTATGTAACCAAAGCGATTTTCAGCAAGCAGGGATCGAGACTTTAAAATTAGGTTATATCGCGCTAAACCAAGCTAAAAAGCAGTCAATGGAAGCCGTGGTTACTTATACGCCTGATATGGAAGAAAAAATGGCGTGGCGATTAGGAATTATCAGACAGTTACGTCAAGACTTTGAGCAACGTAAGCTAGAAGTATGGTTTCAACCACAACTTGATTTAACGACCCTTGAGATTATTGGCTGTGAAGCATTGTTGCGTTGGCCCTCTGGAAATGGTCAATATATTTCTCCGGCTATTTTTGTGCCTATGGCAGAAGATGCTGGCTTAATTGTTGATATTGGCCAATGGGTACTAGAACAAGCATGTATGCAGCAAAAGCGACTAGAAGCTATGGGCATCGAAATTAGTATAGCGGTTAATGTGTCAGTGCCTCAGTTTAAAGTGAAAGGTTACGCACAGCAGGTAAAAAATACATTAAACCAATACCAGGTTAAGCCGCAATTTATAGAGTTAGAAGTAACAGAAAGCGTGGTTATGGACGAACTTGCTAGTGTTATTACCACCTTAAAAGAATTGAAAGAGTTTGGCATAGAGATTGCGATTGATGATTTTGGTACAGGGTTTTCATCACTCAGTTATTTACAACAACTCCCGTTAGATCGCTTAAAAATTGATAGGGCATTTGTTAAAGACTTACCAGATAAGGATAGTGAAGCAATTGCAGCATTAATTATTTCTTTAGGCGCAAGACTCGGCTTGAAAACCATCGCAGAAGGGGTGGAAACACAAGCTCAAGCTGATTATCTAGGAGAACTTGGCTGTGATGAAGTACAAGGCTTTATGTATGCTAAGCCTATGCCAGAAAAAGAGTTAATAACGTATTTGCAAGCCAAGCATTAA